One region of Athene noctua chromosome 18, bAthNoc1.hap1.1, whole genome shotgun sequence genomic DNA includes:
- the COIL gene encoding coilin has translation MAAAAGGPVRLRLLFDYPPPGSPGCALCWLLLEPSQVRLVTDLVSLIRHRFGFSRRARLSLFLEGALLPPTESARLVRDNDSLRVKLEEIVEDDYEEVDDGFSNTPKEDRKKHRQKQEEFSRNEDDRHKREKKKNKHNPEYSSCREETSVDMQDSQKKYKKRKRKEEVCGGNRLTEGKEESSTDQSKKLKKLKREKQLATKKKDEKQTKAAAAKMALEQANESSSLNSGKINSKKIITQSRKKRVGASDSSSVSSDSDSSELNIKQNKSSHKPVVATLPKDKSQGVTNSDGKTVVSNKVAVKSNAENSTKTAVSKNAKKSQSSSSDSDSSTEDEKAATAQDNAAKEKSPPNNGAAVKSSTTKAPKAKTSSSESDSSDSETLVIKKPTANSGLSNSIVRNCTKQLPTSIQGPLASPGRGRGRGMGEGNFWRGPRGRGFRGTMRGQGHGRGANSVFFYNYSSEGQKQRQLNETATNTSVFVQNPVEVPKRDYSVLPLLAAPPQVGERIAFKRLELTENYSPEVSDYKEGKIIGWNADKKQIELEILSSSAGQSAKEPGKFDLVYQSADGAELIEYAVPQDTKITESWDALIEPRLIVDPSVNGSSIENGAI, from the exons atggcggcggccgccggcggcccggTGCGCCTGCGGCTGCTCTTCGACTACCCGCCGCCGGGCAGCCCGGGCTGCGcgctgtgctggctgctgctggagcccagccaggTGCGCCTCGTCACCGACCTCGTCAGCCTCATCCGCCACAGGTTCGGCTTCAGCCGGCGGGCCCGCCTCAGCCTCTTCCTGGAAGGGGCGCTGCTGCCGCCCACCGAGAGCGCCCGCCTCGTGCGGGACAACGACTCGCTCCG AGTAAAATTGGAAGAGATAGTGGAAGATGATTATGAAGAGGTGGATGATGGCTTCTCTAATACAccaaaagaagacagaaaaaagcaCAGACAAAAGCAGGAAGAATTCTCTAGAAATGAAGATGACAGgcataaaagggaaaagaaaaagaataaacataATCCTGAGTATTCCTCTTGTAGGGAAGAGACCTCTGTAGATATGCAGGACTCTcaaaaaaagtacaagaaaagaaaaagaaaggaagaagtttgtggaggaaaTAGACTCACAGAAGGTAAGGAAGAGAGCTCTACTGACCAAtctaaaaaacttaaaaaattgaAGAGGGAGAAACAGTTGGCAACAAAAAAGAAGGATGAAAAGCAGACAAAGGCCGCTGCAGCAAAGATGGCTTTAGAACAAGCAAATGAGAGCTCTTCTCTGAATTCTGGtaaaattaacagcaaaaaaatcaTAACACAGTCCAGAAAAAAGAGGGTTGGAGCTTCAGATTCCTCCAGTGTGTCATCTGACAGTGACAGCAGTGAACTaaacataaagcaaaataaatcttcCCATAAACCTGTGGTGGCAACACTTCCCAAAGACAAGTCCCAAGGTGTTACAAATTCTGATGGGAAAACTGTTGTTTCTAATAAAGTGGCTGTAAAGTCTAATGCTGAAAATTCCACTAAGACTGCAGTTAgtaaaaatgctaaaaaatccCAGTCCTCCAGTTCAGATTCTGACTCGAGTACAGAGGATGAGAAAGCAGCAACAGCACAAGACAATGCTGCAAAGGAGAAGTCACCGCCTAACAATGGGGCAGCTGTAAAATCCAGTACCACCAAGGCTCCCAAAGCAAAGACCTCCTCTTCAGAGTCTGATAGTTCAGATTCAGAAACGCttgttattaaaaaacccacagcaaattCTGGACTGAGTAATTCCATAGTAAGAAACTGCACTAAACAGTTGCCAACCAGCATTCAAGGACCACTTGCCAGCCCGGGTCGTGGAAGGGGGCGTGGAATGGGAGAGGGTAACTTTTGGAGAGGACCTAGGGGCCGTGGGTTCCGTGGGACGATGAGGGGCCAAGGCCATGGGAGAGGAGCAAACTCTGTCTTCTTCTATAACTACAGCAGCGAAGGCCAGAAACAGAGGCAGTTAAATGAAACTGCGACAAACACTTCTGTTTTTGTCCAG aatcCTGTGGAGGTCCCCAAGAGAGACTACAGTGTGTTACCTCTTCTAGCTGCCCCACCACAAGTGGGAGAAAGAATTGCATTTAAG CGCTTGGAACTAACTGAAAATTACAGTCCTGAAGTTTCAGACTATAAg gagggaaaaataatcGGTTGGAATGCTGATAAAAAACAGATCGAGCTTGAGATCCTTTCGTCATCAGCAGGACAAT ctgctaAAGAGCCAGGGAAGTTCGATCTGGTTTACCAGTCTGCAGATGGAGCAGAACTGATAGAGTATGCTGTTCCTCAAGATACAAAG ataactGAAAGTTGGGATGCGCTGATAGAGCCAAGACTGATTGTTGACCCTTCAGTTAATGGATCCAGCATTGAAAATGGAGCAATCTAA